From a single Botrytis cinerea B05.10 chromosome 16, complete sequence genomic region:
- the Bcpks16 gene encoding Bcpks16 has translation MLSTIDEMPSVAIFCPQSKAPQKTYLDRLHSFLCRNPFLKPFVRDIQDLPQTWETFANYREDIAALNQGPRYMKNLSEWITTGESEPIANAMSGILSLPLLVIIQIGQYFQFLELKGMKHFEFLNQLRNGGGVQGYCGGLLPAMVIACSKDETELARYASVAMRIALGIGAYGELGDDESIPGPTTIVVRLKNVGQGEEIVSKFPGVHISAVTDPKTISMVGSVPVLAKVQAYAREQGLLVQEMHLRGKVHNPENEDLSIELCGLCDKIDFLQLPPVSALQAPMRSNRTGHLFENESLSHEAVQTILASRCEWYTLLTELADDLEKSGRKSHVFATFGIGDCVPLAPFHKKQLRITKLDVLSAINKAVPSALKLQKDSHYAFPSDAVAVIGASCRLPGANNLEELWDLISKGTSVAKEVPNDRFDIHHSFRASQDWKFAGKRKFFGNFLENVEDFDHAFFRTNPREAVNMDPQQRILLELAYEAMESSGYLRSHKRENNDPIGCFIGASFVEYLDNTNSNAPTAYTSTGTIRAFLCGKISYYFGWSGPSEVIDTACSSSLVAIHRAVRAIQSGECPMALTGGINIMTGINNYLDLAKAGFLSPTGQCKPFCESADGYCRAEGGGLIVLKLLKQAVADGDQILSVIPGAATNQGGLSSSLTIPSSPAQVQLYQNILNKAKMKADQVSYVEAHGTGTQAGDPLEVASIREVFGGSERTNSLYLGSIKGNIGHCETGAGVAGLVKLIAMINKGVIPPLASHNNLNPKIPALEPDRMAITTKAIPWIAKFRAACVNSYGAAGSNAAMLLCEGPRQYIEAPKTPLQFGAKYPVILSASTKDSLLKYARILGEYLAVASPKPSLDDLAFTLSERREHHKFRCITTASDIDQLIQILRADSQSCFEIPQAPKHTVLVFGGQSKQIVGLDKNLYQSHPQLRGYIDNCNNLVTNLGFSAILPAVFQSEPITDIVALQCGTFAMQYACAKCWIDAGLRIDAVVGHSFGELTAMTVAGVLSLQDGLKLIATRASLMQMKWGPERGTMLAIHANKELVQEIIACIDLGARELEIACLNAPTSHIVVGNLSSITKAEELLKIDSRFNCIKSQRLDTLTFNQAKIPLESCTLEPLDEILPGRLSKHTRDPVYFLHAIRRIEQRLGPCVFLEAGMDSPGIAMTKRAVQEPDNHCFQEMKLTNSQNPTAVLSTITTNLWREGIPVSFWTFLLPPQESEYKQIWLPPYQFQRTPHWLENIDRVVEAQDKISSIIPKNTEKLEIQALKQLVMKKDGSRNEYKIHIDTERFIRIVSGHAVRKQPLCPASMYMECAAMALQIAGADVETKSMFFDGLTFQAPLGVDMKREVSLVLEDSSTPQTWSFIVKSSLKTDSKSRPIVHAKGMIGLTAQPQLSTYERLISDRVHALVKKPNTEKLMSKRAYGLFSTVVHYSSFLHGISNITMDGNQAIAEIELPPFPVEVQESTINHICDTIALDTFIQVVGLLINSSSHCSSDEVYVATGVESTIMSASSCDFKNCKYWTVYAMFTPTSNTQATGDIYVFTRDGKLVMTSTGVGFTKLLITKLEKMLAAANPKSSNNIPLEEKLMRTLTPITTPGSPIENDSRSSIDDSDDEGPPTPTDLVSGADNLKNLIASYTGLSDTEIIDDANIGDLGVDSLAAVELAEELQAKFGKEIASEDLMMSSYANLLRIFVSASQPRKSKPIRTKIVPAEISQQTPDASDMHDRNSLQREKVLQMISEICGAPIDEIRDSAALQDLGVDSLSAVELKSELEDAFSIEIDDDDLSLESTVKEVLKYLGIEAIQKQQKPIAGVPSYDASSSSSSERAMESSPIVLANPMDVMEKCQAAFEPAAMKLGYINYWSEVGPKQDELLIAYIAEAFKTLDVNLWKLVNGQELPKITYLPKHLKVMTRYMEILQSGGIIEKKGSKYLRTSRTLRNTSSNDLLQDLLRKYPAYAAETRLMELTGPKLASCLIGKADPVALMFGSATAQRIMGDYYTTSPMLGTLTEQLVDFMRQIVIDTTGNAPIKILEVGAGFGGTTTRLAEVLQEIGRSVEYTFTDISPSLVKNAKAKFAKYDWMKFQTFNLEKDIPANMRGQYDIAIGTNCVHATTNKTSSTTHLRETLRDGGFVVLSEVTKLIDLYDVVYGLLDGWWLGNDADYPLQPPEFWMECFKKAGYASASYTEGPTPDSNTQRLLIASTKLLKTPNREIATKQKSKLCHKIDTVTYKIVDGVEVLADVFLPEVAPINPMPIALMIHGGGHMTLSRKAIRPAQTSLLLANNVIPVSLDYTLCPEVDLINGPIADIRDAYIWAQTKLPGLVSDERIKIDPTKIVMIGWSTGGHLAMTTAWTTKDIGLEPPCAILAFYSPTDFESGDLDISRANQYPGRKLSLNAIRKSLSKRPITNYDADSSDSTGLGWVRPGDPRSELVLSLFKEGNGLSIMLNGISDDDWRRNPDPERVAFISPMAQLRSGRYTTPTFLIHGEDDEIVPFHTAKKFVTALKEHGVRSGILGVSGAKHIHDLNLRPGVEQWRLGVQPGYEFLFEILSKL, from the exons ATGCTTTCTACAATTGACGAGATGCCATCTGTGGCTATATTCTGCCCTCAAAGCAAAGCTCCACAGAAAACTTACCTTGATCGACTACACTCTTTCCTTTGCCGGAACCCATTCTTGAAACCTTTTGTTCGAGATATTCAAGATCTTCCACAAACTTGGGAAACTTTCGCAAATTACAGGGAAGATATTGCGGCTCTCAACCAAGGGCCAAGATATATGAAGAATTTGTCTGAATGGATTACAACTGGCGAATCTGAACCCATTGCAAACGCAATGTCCGGCATACTATCTTTACCTCTTTTAGTCATAATTCAAATTGGACAGtactttcaatttcttgaattgaaAGGTATGAAGCATTTTGAGTTTCTCAATCAACTTCGAAACGGGGGAGGAGTTCAAGGATATTGTGGTGGTTTGTTACCAGCTATGGTAATCGCGTGCTCGAAGGATGAAACAGAATTGGCGAGATATGCATCTGTAGCCATGCGTATTGCCCTTGGAATAGGGGCATATGGAGAGTTGGGCGATGACGAAAGTATTCCAGGACCAACAACAATTGTCGTTCGCTTGAAAAATGTAGGACAAGGGGAAGAGATCGTGTCAAAATTTCCAGGT GTACACATTTCCGCTGTCACTGACCCAAAGACTATCAGTATGGTAGGTTCAGTGCCAGTACTTGCTAAAGTACAAGCATATGCTCGCGAGCAAGGTCTACTTGTACAAGAAATGCACCTTCGAGGAAAAGTACACAATCCTGAGAATGAGGATCTTTCAATAGAATTGTGCGGTCTATGtgataaaatagatttcttGCAACTTCCACCGGTATCCGCTCTGCAGGCACCAATGAGATCGAATAGAACGGGACACCTATTCGAAAATGAATCTCTCAGCCATGAGGCCGTACAGACGATCTTGGCATCTAGGTGTGAGTGGTATACTCTTCTTACAGAACTAGCAGATGATCTTGAGAAGAGTGGAAGGAAATCACATGTTTTCGCAACGTTTGGAATTGGCGATTGTGTCCCGTTGGCGCCATTCCATAAGAAACAATTGCGGATCACCAAACTCGATGTCCTTAGCGCAATCAACAAAGCTGTTCCATCGGCACTTAAATTACAGAAAGACTCGCATTATGCATTCCCTAGTGATGCCGTAGCCGTGATTGGGGCTTCATGTCGTCTACCCGGTGCAAACAATCTGGAAGAACTTTGGGATCTCATATCAAAAGGAACCTCAGTTGCGAAAGAAGTTCCTAATGATCGTTTTGATATACATCATAGTTTTAGAGCTTCACAAGACTGGAAATTCGCCGGCAAAAGAAAGTTCTTTGGTAACTTTTTGGAGAACGTGGAAGATTTTGATCATGCTTTTTTTCGCACAAATCCAAGAGAAGCGGTAAACATGGATCCTCAGCAAAGAATTCTGCTCGAGCTTGCGTATGAAGCAATGGAGTCCAGCGGGTACCTACGTTCCCATAAACGCGAGAACAATGATCCGATAGGATGCTTCATAGGCGCTAGCTTTGTGGAATACCTCGATAACACAAACTCGAACGCACCAACTGCTTATACATCGACTGGGACTATCAGGGCGTTTCTATGCGGTAAAATAAGTTACTACTTTGGATGGAGTGGTCCGTCAGAAGTTATCGATACTGCATGCTCTTCTTCACTAGTGGCAATTCATCGAGCAGTTCGGGCCATACAAAGCGGAGAATGCCCAATGGCTTTGACTGGTGGGATCAACATAATGACTGGCATCAACAATTATTTAGATCTGGCAAAAGCTGGATTTCTGAGTCCTACAGGGCAATGCAAACCATTCTGTGAGTCGGCTGATGGATATTGCAGAGCCGAGGGAGGTGGTTTGATTGtcttgaaattattgaaacaGGCGGTTGCAGATGGGGATCAAATTCTCAGTGTCATTCCTGGAGCGGCAACCAATCAAGGAGGTTTATCATCTTCACTTACCATTCCTTCGTCCCCGGCGCAAGTCCAGTTATATCAAAACATATTAAATAAAGCCAAAATGAAAGCGGACCAGGTCTCCTATGTCGAGGCTCATGGTACTGGGACCCAAGCTGGTGACCCACTTGAAGTAGCAAGCATTCGAGAAGTGTTTGGAGGATCCGAAAGAACCAATTCTCTATACTTGGGATCTATCAAGGGAAACATTGGACATTGCGAGACAGGAGCGGGAGTTGCTGGCTTAGTGAAACTAATTGCAATGATTAACAAAGGAGTCATCCCACCTCTCGCGAGTCACAATAACCTGAATCCAAAAATCCCAGCTCTGGAGCCAGATCGAATGGCAATTACAACAAAAGCTATACCGTGGATTGCTAAATTTCGGGCGGCTTGTGTGAATAGTTATGGAGCTGCTGGAAGTAATGCTGCCATGCTGTTATGTGAAGGTCCACGGCAATACATAGAAGCACCGAAGACTCCACTTCAGTTCGGCGCAAAATATCCAGTTATTCTAAGTGCGTCGACAAAAGATAGCTTATTGAAATATGCGAGAATTCTCGGAGAGTATCTTGCAGTTGCATCGCCGAAACCGAGTCTAGATGATTTGGCGTTTACATTGAGTGAACGTAGGGAACATCATAAATTTCGCTGCATTACAACAGCGTCAGACATCGATCAGctcattcaaatattgagAGCGGATTCTCAATCGTGTTTTGAGATCCCACAAGCGCCAAAGCATACTGTCCTAGTTTTTGGAGGTCAAAGTAAACAAATAGTTGGACTTGACAAAAACTTGTATCAATCTCACCCCCAACTTCGAGGGTACATTGATAATTGCAACAATCTTGTTACAAATCTTGGCTTTTCAGCTATCTTGCCAGCGGTATTTCAATCTGAGCCAATCACAGATATTGTTGCACTTCAATGTGGTACTTTTGCGATGCAATATGCATGCGCGAAATGTTGGATTGACGCAGGACTGAGAATAGATGCAGTAGTGGGTCATAGTTTCGGCGAATTGACTGCTATGACTGTAGCTGGAGTACTATCACTACAAGACGGATTGAAATTGATCGCTACTCGAGCTTCATTGATGCAAATGAAGTGGGGTCCGGAAAGGGGAACAATGCTCGCAATTCATGCGAACAAAGAGCTTGTACAAGAGATCATAGCATGTATTGACTTAGGAGCTAGAGAACTGGAAATAGCCTGTCTCAATGCTCCAACAAGTCATATTGTTGTTGGTAATTTATCGTCGATAACCAAAGCCGAGGAGTTGCTAAAAATCGATTCTCGATTTAACTGTATTAAATCTCAACGACTTGAC ACCTTGACATTCAATCAAGCAAAAATTCCACTAGAGAGCTGTACTTTAGAACCCCTGGATGAGATATTGCCAGGTCGCCTTTCAAAGCACACCAGAGATCCTGTCTACTTCCTCCATGCCATTCGAAGAATCGAGCAACGTTTAGGACCGTGTGTATTTCTAGAAGCTGGAATGGATTCCCCGGGGATAGCAATGACTAAAAGAGCTGTTCAAGAACCAGATAATCATTGTTTCCAAGAGATGAAGCTCACAAACTCTCAAAATCCAACGGCCGTACTCTCGACTATCACAACAAACCTTTGGCGTGAAGGTATCCCAGTCTCTTTCTGGACCTTTCTCTTGCCGCCACAAGAGTCAGAATATAAGCAAATTTGGCTTCCACCATATCAATTCCAACGTACCCCACACTGGTTGGAAAACATAGATAGAGTGGTCGAAGCCCAAGAcaaaatctcttcaatcATTCCTAAGAATACAGAAAAACTCGAAATTCAAGCTCTCAAACAGCTTGTGATGAAGAAAGACGGATCACGAAATGAATACAAAATCCATATTGATACCGAGCGATTCATTAGAATTGTATCAGGTCATGCAGTGAGAAAACAGCCATTATGCCCAGCATCAATGTATATGGAGTGTGCAGCGATGGCATTGCAGATTGCAGGTGCTGATGTTGAAACAAAGTCAATGTTTTTTGATGGCTTGACTTTCCAAGCTCCTCTTGGTGTTGACATGAAACGAGAAGTCTCTTTGGTATTGGAAGACTCTTCAACACCACAAACCTGGAGCTTTATAGTCAAGAGTTCGTTGAAGACCGACTCAAAATCCAGGCCCATAGTACACGCAAAAGGAATGATTGGTTTGACTGCCCAACCACAACTTTCAACTTATGAGAGACTTATATCAGATCGTGTGCATGCGTTGGTCAAGAAACCGAATACTGAAAAATTGATGTCCAAACGAGCATATGGTCTTTTCTCGACAGTTGTACACTATTCGAGTTTCTTACATGGGATTTCAAATATCACGATGGATGGAAATCAGGCAATTGCTGAAATTGAGTTGCCTCCTTTTCCTGTTGAGGTGCAGGAGAGcacaatcaatcacattTGCGACACCATCGCTTTAGATACTTTTATCCAAGTTGTTGGTTTACTTATCAATAGCAGCTCTCACTGCTCCTCTGATGAAGTTTATGTTGCCACTGGTGTTGAGAGTACAATCATGTCAGCTTCATCATGCGATTTCAAGAACTGCAAGTATTGGACAGTGTATGCCATGTTCACGCCAACCAGCAACACCCAAGCCACTGGTGATATCTATGTTTTCACTCGAGATGGCAAATTGGTGATGACAAGCACTGGAGTCGGCTTCACAAAGTTACTGATAACAAAGCTCGAGAAGATGCTTGCTGCAGCAAATCCTAAGTCGTCGAACAACATACCGCTGGAAGAAAAGCTCATGAGAACGTTAACGCCGATTACAACCCCAGGGTCACCAATCGAGAATGATTCGAGAAGTAGCATTGatgattctgatgatgaagggCCACCTACACCTACGGACTTGGTGTCGGGGGCAGACAATCTGAAAAATTTGATTGCATCATATACGGGTCTTTCTGACACGGAAATCATTGATGATGCGAATATTGGTGATCTTGGAGTGGATTCCTTGGCAGCCGTTGAACTTGCCGAGGAACTGCAAGCGAAATTTGGGAAAGAGATTGCATCCGAGGATCTTATGATGAGCAGCTATGCAAATTTGCTCCGAATTTTTGTTTCCGCATCACAAccaaggaaatcaaagcCAATAAGAACCAAAATAGTGCCAGCTGAGATCAGTCAGCAAACACCCGATGCCTCTGATATGCATGACAGAAATTCACTACAAAGAGAAAAGGTCTTACAAATGATATCTGAAATATGTGGAGCTCCAATTGATGAAATTCGAGATTCAGCAGCTCTACAAGACCTCGGTGTTGATTCTCTTTCGGCCGTCGAACTGAAAAGTGAGCTTGAAGATGCtttttcaatcgaaattgatgatgatgatctcaGTCTAGAGTCAACAGTCAAAGAAGTATTAAAGTATCTTGGCATTGAGGCAATCCAAAAACAGCAAAAGCCTATCGCTGGAGTTCCAAGCTACGACGCGAGCTCATCAAGTAGTTCTGAAAGAGCCATGGAAAGTTCACCGATTGTCCTAGCAAACCCTATGGACGTAATGGAGAAATGTCAAGCAGCCTTTGAGCCTGCTGCAATGAAGCTCggatatatcaattattgGTCTGAAGTTGGTCCAAAGCAAGATGAATTATTGATAGCATACATTGCAGAGGCGTTTAAAACACTTGATGTTAACTTATGGAAACTCGTCAATGGGCAAGAGTTGCCGAAAATTACTTATCTTCCGAAACATTTGAAGGTCATGACTCGATACATGGAAATACTGCAGTCAGGAGGGATcattgaaaagaaaggcAGCAAATATCTCCGAACCTCAAGAACACTCAGAAATACGAGTTCAAATGACTTGCTTCAAGATCTGTTGCGAAAATATCCTGCATACGCAGCGGAAACGAGACTAATGGAGTTAACTGGTCCAAAACTCGCGAGCTGTTTGATAGGAAAAGCTGACCCTGTTGCGCTAATGTTTGGTAGCGCGACAGCACAGAGGATAATGGGAGATTATTATACTACTTCGCCTATGCTTGGTACTCTTACTGAGCAGCTAGTTGATTTTATGAGGCAAATCGTGATCGATACTACCGGTAATGCACCAATCAAAATTCTAGAGGTTGGAGCTGGATTTGGCGGAACGACCACACGGCTTGCAGAAGTTCTCCAAGAAATTGGCCGGTCAGTTGAATATACTTTCACAGATATTTCTCCTTCACTTGTGAAAAATGCCAAGGCAAAATTTGCGAAGTATGATTGGATGAAGTTCCAAACTTTCAACCTCGAAAAGGACATCCCAGCAAATATGAGAGGACAATATGACATCGCCATAGGGACAAATTGTGTCCATGCAACCACTAACAAAACTTCTTCGACTACTCACTTGAGGGAAACTTTGAGAGATGGCGGCTTTGTGGTTCTCTCTGAAGTTACGAAGCttattgatttgtatgaTGTCGTATATGGACTACTCGATGGTTGGTGGTTAGGAAATGATGCCGATTATCCACTTCAACCACCTGAATTTTGGATGGAGTGCTTTAAAAAAGCGGGATACGCTTCAGCTTCGTACACGGAAGGACCGACACCAGACTCCAATACACAGCGTCTACTCATTGCTTCCACCAAGCTCTTAAAGACTCCCAATCGTGAAATCGCTACGAAGCAGAAATCGAAATTGTGTCACAAAATCGATACAGTGACTTACAAAATTGTTGACGGTGTTGAAGTACTGGCGGATGTCTTCCTACCGGAAGTGGCGCCAATCAATCCAATGCCTATAG CCTTGATGATCCATGGCGGCGGACATATGACCTTATCGAGAAAAGCCATTCGTCCAGCTCAAACATCACTTCTCCTTGCGAATAACGTAATTCCGGTCAGTTTAGATTACACATTATGCCCAGAGGTAGATCTTATCAATGGTCCGATAGCAGATATTCGTGATGCATACATTTGGGCTCAAACTAAACTGCCAGGGCTTGTGAGCGatgaaagaatcaaaatagATCCTACCAAGATTGTCATGATTGGTTGGTCAACGGGAGGCCATCTGGCAATGACAACCGCATGGACAACAAAGGATATTGGCTTGGAACCTCCTTGTGCAATATTAGCATTCTATAGTCCAACGGATTTCGAATCGGGAG ATTTAGATATTAGTCGTGCGAATCAATACCCAGGAAGGAAACTATCCTTAAACGCGATTAGAAAATCGCTCTCCAAGCGTCCG ATCACAAATTATGATGCCGACAGTAGTGATTCAACAGGCCTAGGCTGGGTTCGTCCAGGAGATCCGAGATCCGAGCTTGTTTTGTCTCTTTTTAAAGAAGGGAATGGCCTTAGTATTATGCTGAATGGTATCTCTGATGATGACTGGCGTAGAAACCCGGATCCAGAACGCGTCGCGTTCATCAGTCCTATGGCTCAACTTCGATCTGGTAGATACACCACACCAACGTTTTTAATCCATGgcgaggatgatgagattgttcCATTCCATACGGCAAAGAAATTCGTGACCGCTTTGAAGGAACATGGGGTACGATCTGGGATCTTGGGAGTGTCTGGTGCGAAACATATTCATGACTTGAATTTGAGGCCGGGTGTGGAACAATGGAGGCTGGGTGTTCAACCAGGATACGAATTCTTATTCGAGATACTATCAAAATTGTGA